GTTACAAGCTACGTGAGGAAGTTGGTTCTCGATGGCTCGGGAAATTGACATGATACGCCAGGGATGAGCGTAAAAATCCGGGATCTCGGCTGATGATACAAAAATGTCCGCGCCTTCAACTGCCAGTTTTCTTGAAACTTCAGGGTAGCGAATTTCGTTACATACGATGAGTCCGACTGAAAGGTCGTGCTTTTTCAGTTTGATGGGACCGATGCTGTTACCGGATGCAAAGTATTCTTTTTCCGGTCCGTAAAGCTGGACCTTGCGGTGTGAGCCTGCCAGTTTGCCGGATTCGATACAGAAACCCAGATTATATTGAGATGGAGCCTGATCTTCTTTGTCTGCTATGTTTTTCTCTCTTCGTTCAATCATGGAGCCTGCAAGGATACAATCGTGTTCTCTGGAAAAGTCGCATAGAATTTCAATTGTCGGACCCGGAACATCTTCTGCGACCTCTTCAATTCTGTCGTAACAAAATCCGGTAGAGAATACTTCAGGAAAAACAAGCAGCTCAGCTTCTCTTGAAACTGCTTCTTCCGCCATTTGAAGAGCATGATGGAGATTATCGTGTTTAGAGCAGACTGAGACATTCATCTGGATGCAGGCAACTTTCACTGTTTCACTCACCTATGACTGCTGTATAAAGAAAGAACATATGATAAAGATAACCTGTAAACACGCATGAGGTTCTTATCCCATATGAATCCAGATATCATGGACTCTGTAGAAATCCTGCCGGGCAAATTTTAAAGTCAGCAGGTTGTTTTGTCAGGTCGATATTATCTACCATATTTTATGCTTAACTTAAGCAACCCCGAATGGTACGCGAAGCCGGTGCTTTTCCATATGAATCAAAATATGACATCCATAATGTCAGTAATCTTTTTTGCAGGATTTTTATTATCGCGAAGAATGAGTTGAACAGATAATAGGATTTAAGGAAAGACGGACAATAGAATGATTCTTTGCATAACTAAAAATGGGATTCTGGAAAATAGCAAGCAAATATGAAAGGCATGATATTGTTTTAAAGGATTGATGGATATTGCATGTTTTCTGCTATGCTGGAAAAAGTTTCAAGCGACGTTTTGAGATAGAGTCTATCACAATCCAACAAAATATTATGATTGAGGTATGCAAAATACATGTCTATGAATTTTCAAACTATTTATTTTAACCAACATTTTGTCAAATTTTCGTTTCATATCATCTGCGCTTTTTCGAGATATAATATTATGCCTTAATTGCCATTCTAAATCAAAAGCAAAAGCAGGCGCAACTCCAGTAATTGGTTTTTTTGTATTTTCGTCAACCAATTGAATTGGTGTTGTAGCTAATATCGTGATATAATCGTAGTTTTCATAAAAAGAGATTGAATTCTCTGTTATATTTTCGTCATAATACGGTTTCAATACCAGATTAAACCCTTGAAAAGAAGTAATTACCTCTCTAGCTACTTTAGGTCCATTATTTAGTGTATTTAAAAAGGTTTGACTTAATTCAGGCCCATATATGAGATAATCCATTCTTGATATTTGCCACAATAAATCATAACTAGGCCACTTATTGCAAAAGTTCAAATCCTGCTCCTTTGAAATTATGAATATTTCGACTGTATTATATTTTGGGTTTTTTGTATCATCAAAATTAAAAAAAGTATGATCATTTTTTTTAGTGTAGATTTTTTCACCTTTTTCTTTTACACCTA
The sequence above is a segment of the uncultured Methanolobus sp. genome. Coding sequences within it:
- a CDS encoding nitrilase-related carbon-nitrogen hydrolase, which translates into the protein MKVACIQMNVSVCSKHDNLHHALQMAEEAVSREAELLVFPEVFSTGFCYDRIEEVAEDVPGPTIEILCDFSREHDCILAGSMIERREKNIADKEDQAPSQYNLGFCIESGKLAGSHRKVQLYGPEKEYFASGNSIGPIKLKKHDLSVGLIVCNEIRYPEVSRKLAVEGADIFVSSAEIPDFYAHPWRIMSISRAIENQLPHVACNRVGKGKRTLYPGGSLITDGWGRILEEAGNEETVLLGEINLDKAKEIKQNGSILQDMRTDLY